ACGAGGATATCCCCTTCTAGGGGCTCCACTGAGGACAAGGCAGAATCCCGGGCACTAGAGGACTCGCGGCAGGTCCAACCTGGATCCATCGGCTGACGGATTAATATACTGAAAAAATGCTGTATAATGTTAGTTAGGCCGCGCCCAGCAAAATGTTCAAGATAAAAAGGAGTCCAGAATGAATATCTACGTAGGGAACTTGTCCCACGAGGTGACCGAAGAAGAGTTGCGGGAGGCTTTTGAAGCCTTCGGGAAGGTTGAATCGGTCACAGTCATAAAAGACAGGTTCACCGGGGAATCAAGGGGATTCGGATTCGTGGAGATGCCCGCCAAGGCTGAAGCCGAGTCCGCGATCGAAGGCCTGAATGAGAAGGAGTTGAAGGGACGAGTGCTGAATGTTAATGAGGCTCGCCCGCGTGAAGAGCGTAAAGGAGGAGGAGGAAGACGAGGTGGAGGGCGGCGCTTCTAGCAGGTAACACCCGGAAAAACATAGTCAGAGCCAGGCTGCGCCTAATCCGCGCAGGCGGCTTGTCGCGCAAAGGCACGGCAGCTGATGCGCCAGGACATCAGGTGTGTCTGGCCCGTCCGGTATTTTTGACCGTACGCCGCTACCGCACGGGTGATATACGCCATGCCGGATAGGCTCGATCTGAGCGCGAAGAATCTCAATCCTGCCAGCATTGCTAAACGGGCGCTTGCAGACGACAAGGTCTTCGAAGCGCTGA
Above is a window of Candidatus Neomarinimicrobiota bacterium DNA encoding:
- a CDS encoding RNA recognition motif domain-containing protein, giving the protein MNIYVGNLSHEVTEEELREAFEAFGKVESVTVIKDRFTGESRGFGFVEMPAKAEAESAIEGLNEKELKGRVLNVNEARPREERKGGGGRRGGGRRF